One segment of Thermodesulfobacteriota bacterium DNA contains the following:
- a CDS encoding nicotinamidase has product MAKDALIIVDVQNDFCEGGALEVSGASEIIPIINRLMGKFVFVVATQDYHPPNHCSFSKWPVHCVAGTHGGELHKGLEVDRIKHFVKKGTEKDKEAYSGFQETGLSSFLKSRGIKTIYICGLATDYCVKATALDGLTEGFKVFLIMDAIRAVTKETGKAALKEMETRGVEFVASDSLEIK; this is encoded by the coding sequence ATGGCTAAAGATGCATTGATTATAGTAGATGTACAGAACGATTTTTGTGAGGGTGGTGCACTGGAGGTATCCGGTGCTTCTGAGATCATTCCCATAATCAATAGATTGATGGGTAAATTTGTGTTTGTTGTAGCTACCCAGGACTACCATCCTCCCAATCACTGCAGTTTTAGCAAATGGCCCGTGCACTGTGTGGCTGGAACTCATGGGGGAGAGTTACACAAGGGATTGGAGGTTGACAGGATAAAACATTTTGTAAAGAAAGGGACAGAGAAAGACAAGGAGGCTTATAGTGGTTTCCAGGAAACAGGTCTTTCATCCTTCTTGAAATCAAGAGGTATAAAAACTATCTATATCTGTGGACTGGCTACCGATTACTGTGTAAAGGCCACTGCTTTGGATGGCTTAACAGAAGGATTTAAGGTGTTTCTAATAATGGATGCGATAAGGGCGGTGACAAAAGAGACTGGAAAAGCAGCCCTCAAGGAGATGGAAACCCGTGGGGTAGAGTTTGTAGCA